The following DNA comes from Solanum stenotomum isolate F172 chromosome 11, ASM1918654v1, whole genome shotgun sequence.
cttaaaaataagtttaaaattacttaaaataagttatgaaccaaaaatagctatttattttaagttatttttaatcttgtcaaacactttctaacttattttaagtcattttttgacttattttaaattatttttgtcaaagacttccaaaaataaaaaacaaacttaaaagtagatttgatcaacttttaaatCAATCTAAACACCTTCTAAGTCATACCTTATATAGAATAATCTTATGCTTTGTGAAcactattaaaaaaacaaaaataaaagactaTAAATATGGCCATATGGggaacaaaaattaaaaactaaacaACTTTTAAATGCTTGCCATAAAGTGGCTACCtgatataaatagaaaaaattatctaatatacaacttattttattgtattttttaaatttcctgtcatttaaaaaaattacaaaaattttcTCTCATATTCtcagatacatcactttatgCGATGTATCAGTTAGATACATTACTTTACATGATATATTTGTCGAATACATCACTTTATACGACGTACGTATTGGGATGTTGAGTGATGTATCTAAAATTGAGACGCGATATATCGGGACGATGTATCTAAAATCGGGACGCAATGTATTGGGATATATCGAAAACCAAAACACGATATTTTGAGACGTTTTGGGATGTTTTcgaattccaccaaatttaaggaattttgtaatttgaaaaaaaaaataggtataagatgtagtaatttttttattttttattttttactcttaacactatgaatttgtataaaattctcatataaataacaaaaaaaaaagttaataaagAGTTCAAATATTGGCCCATAAACGATAATGGTGTATTGGGCTACCTCAAACTAGGCCCATCGGGTTCTCTTagtatacaaaaaaattgaaagttttTGTCAAATTGGGAAACCATAAACCCTAGTAAAGCGGCAAGTTTTTCTAtataaagcctctaaaaccCTCTCTCATACCGCCCTCTATAATCTTTGCTCTTCGCATAGCAGTCTTTTTTGCTCTCTTACTTCGCCCTCAATTTTTTTGAGCTTTCAAACAAACAATCATCAATGGAGTTTTGGGGTAtgattcaaattcaattttattgtgtttttatctattttttctgCTTCTTTATTGGTGATTATTTGAATAGAAAGTAATTAACTTAGTTGGTTTGTTGTTGAGCTTTTTTGTGTTAGTTTCTTAGTAGAGTTTTGGGTTATGGTTGAAATTTGATTTCtgtgtgttttatgtgtttcctCTACAAGTCTTGTTGATATACTCTGTTGCCCCTAGTATTTGAGCTTTTCAAACTACAATCGGAGTTTTGGGGGTGTGTTTGATAATcaattttattgtgtttttatcTGTTTTTTAATCGGTGATTATTTGAATAGAAAGTAATTAACTTTGTGGGATTTTTGTTGTTGCCTAGTAGAGTTTATGGTTTAAATTTGATTTCTGTGTGTTTATGTGTTTCCTTTAGAAGTTTTGTTGCTATACTCTGTTGCCCCTAATATTTGAGCTTTTCACATCATCAATGGAGTTCTGGGGTGTTAAAAAAcgattttattgtgtttttatgtgttccttgtttggtttttgattatttgaaaagaaagtaATGAACTTTGTGGGATTTtgctgggtatgttgttgttgttaagctgttttctttttttgtgttagTTACCTTAGTAGTGTTTTGGGTTATGCTCGAAATTCAATTTCTGTATGTTTTACATGGGTTTTCTTGTTTATTggtgatttttctaaaataaagtaataactTTTCAGGGCCATGGGCTTCTTTTGTTAGTTTTATTAGCCTGAtatattgttcaattttatatttggaTTCTGGTAGAGTTTTGGGGTATGTTTGAGGTTCAAATTCTGTGTTTTATCTCGTTCCCTTGTTTTACTTATTGATAATTGTATTTGTTTGAAAAGAAAGTAGGAAGTTTTAGGGTAGTAGagcttctctttttcttttgttagttTGTAGTTTCTACCAACTGATATGATGATCAGTCTTAGAGTTTTGGGTatgtttgaaattcaaattttgcgTTTTTATTTGTTACCCTTGTTTTACTTGTTGGTGTTTATTTgagaaggaagtttaaaattttgagGGTTCGTGGAgcctttttgttttcttcttatgTTAGTTTTTAACTGATATGTTGTTCAATCTTTAGGCTGTGTTACTGGTAATGTGTATTGATTTTAGTGTTAAGATTGTATGCACTTTGTGGGGTATGTGTAAAAGCAATTATTTGTCAGATTTTATGTTACTTTTTTAAAGACAGTGATGAATTTTAAACCCAGATTATTACATCAGATAAGAGAAATAAGTTGCAATCTTTGAGCTGAATGCCCTACTTTGAAATATAAATGTTTTGTGAGATCACTTTTTAGTATTCGCAAGTTAATGGTGTTCTTCAAAATTTTAGTGTggatttattaaaaaaaggcTGCGTACACTCCCTGACACCTCCCCCCTCGTGGGATTATACAGGGTTTGTTGTAGTTGTATGCTGTGTAACTTATTAAGGTGTGACATCTCTTTCACATGAACTATGTATAGGTGTTGAAGTGAAAGCAGGACAAACACTAAAGGTTAAGCCCGAGCTTTTCAAGCTCATTCATGTTTCCCAGGTTAGTTTTTTTCTTGGTATTCTCTCTCATGCTAGCATAATCTCTCTTTGCTTTTAAATGGATATTAGGGCATTTTTGAATGCTGAAATCTTGATTTTGTTTGTAGGCTGCCATCGGTGAAGTGAAAGATGTCAAAGAAGCCAAATATGTTCCACTACGCCTAACTGTTGGAGATAACAGTTATGTCATTGGAACTCTATCCGCTGAGGATAGACCTCAGTTGATGTTTGACTTGGTCTTTGAAAAGGAGTTTGAACTTTCACATGGATGGAAAAATGGGAGTGTGCACTTCATTGGATACACTGCTGATGATCCCAGCGGTGATGAAATTGATTCTGGAGATGATGTTTTTTCGGATGAAGAGAATGTTTTGGAGGCACTGAATGGGAAACTTGAGGGTGATGTGAAGGATGTAAAGCCTGATGCAAAGAAGTCTGCACCTGTTAAGGATGAGAAAAATGCTAAGGTAGCTGAATCAAAGAAAGAGGCGGAGTCTGATGAAGATGACtctgatgatgaagatgatTCTGAAGATGACTCTGATGGCACTCTAGGCATGGTATGATTCATAAAGACTTTTGTGATGCTTATTCTGcatcttttatctttttatacGAGGAAAAATGTTATTCCTTATATTCTGTTTCTGTCCGGGTGTATTGTATTGAACATTTTCTCCTGTTGTTTATTCTAGGATGGTCCAGAAGGGATGGATTTTTCTGGTGATTCTGAGGAGGATGATGATTCCGAGGAAGATGATGATTCAGAAGAAGAGACACCTAAAAAGGTACTAAATTTTGGATCTTTCTGTGATTGTGCTCTATTTTTTTCCGGACTTGTGAATGGATCGATTTGTCTTAATTATATTAGTTGTGTCTAATCGCTCCTTTTATGATAAAGGTTGAGCAGAAGAAGAGACCAGCTCCATCTCCTAAAGTAGCTCCTGGCTCTGGCAAAAAAGCTAAACAAGCAACACCCGACAACAAGTCAGGTTTGATATGTTTTtcatgcttcattttttttatgtttacatTCTCCATGGAGTGTTACTATACGAGCTTTGTTATTGacgacaattttttttttcaggcGGTAAGAAAGGTCCAGCCACCCCTTTTGCTAAGCAAAATGGTAAACCTTCATTCAATGGTAACAACAAACCAAAAACTCAGTCCCCGAAATCTGGTGGTCAGTTCTCTGGCAACAAATCTAACAACAAGTATGTACAACAAACACCATAAAGCCCCTTCTTCCCATTTTTCCAACGCCCTTCGCCTGAAACATGACTAATATTTGATTGGCAATACTTTGTTGCAGGAACTTCAGTGGCCAAAAGAATTTCAAGGGCAAGCAAGGAAGGAAGTAGAGAGCTTGAAAGATCTTTTTGAAGAgcaaagattttatttttattttactttttatttatagatgTTTGGTCTCTATGGTTTAAGCTATTTTCCTTGGTTTTCGTAGGTCAATTTTTGATGAATGTTTTTGTTACCAGAAAGTTTTGCCCCTATCTATATTCATTACTATTTTTGAATACCTTTCTTTATATGATCCTTTAATCTTATGACTTcataggaattttttttatctgtGGTCTATCGAAAACAATCTCTATTCTCTCCATAGTGGTAGAGCATAGTCTGTTAATTTTTATTATGGTAGTCTTTTTAACTTGGACCCAATACGCGAATCTGGACGGAGTCTAGTTGCGCATTAGATTCCTTCGAACCTGTAGAATGTGTGTTGCTGGATCGGAATTTGGTGAACCAACTcaaaaaaagacaatttttaGGAGAAAAAGGTATTGTGAAAAGAATTATTGTTTGGAATTTCtcttgttcccattttctctcAGCTTATTACAGCTACTTCACAATTTCAAAATAGTGATACTAGTGTTATTCTATGACATTTAAAGGAATTATTTAAAGCCAAATTGTTATTcctgaaaataaaaaacaatttaagtCAAAGAAAAGTTCCTAACACTTCACGTCTTGTTATAATATGCTATTGAGTTACCCTTAAGGATAAGGGAAAACACGATTGATCCTCCACGTGGAGATTATTCATCATAAGATGGGTGGGTAAAGTTGATTAAACGCGATGCATACATTTCATCCTTTTATTAAAGATTTGGAAAGATATGCATATATACATACATTTGGAGGCTAAATGAAATATAGAAATATTACTATCTGCAATTCTAAAGTTGGTTACATATGTTGAGAAGTTAAAAAATGATGATCTTAGTGTTTATAAGGTATTTTCATCTCTTAAATAACTCACTTAATTTATCATCTTATTTGTGCTTGCCTCTTTTTTATGGTACGTTCATCAAAAAGTAACAAATATCGTTTTTTCATGGTACATTCACCAGAAAGCATCAATAACTGCTCTACTTAGAGCAAAGTAGGAGGTATCATCtgtgtactcttttttttttttggtttcctaCCCAGTGTTTGATATCcacctcttggttaaggatgaagaagtacttaccactccaccagaACTTTTGTTGATATAATCTCTGTACACTCCACCTTCCTAAGACCAATGAAATTATACGTCATTTGGACATATTAATGGACCtatttggccatagatttcccaagtaatatttgggggaaaatttggcaaatagtgtATGTCCATACAATCCgtcattatttgacaaatatccCAAATGCTagtttttctagtatttgggtcaaatctcattattagggatcttttaaaaattgaaattttacaccaaacttttatcttttacaaaagcACCCTCTATAGTAATTATTAGtg
Coding sequences within:
- the LOC125843559 gene encoding histone deacetylase HDT2-like isoform X1; this encodes MEFWGVEVKAGQTLKVKPELFKLIHVSQAAIGEVKDVKEAKYVPLRLTVGDNSYVIGTLSAEDRPQLMFDLVFEKEFELSHGWKNGSVHFIGYTADDPSGDEIDSGDDVFSDEENVLEALNGKLEGDVKDVKPDAKKSAPVKDEKNAKVAESKKEAESDEDDSDDEDDSEDDSDGTLGMDGPEGMDFSGDSEEDDDSEEDDDSEEETPKKVEQKKRPAPSPKVAPGSGKKAKQATPDNKSGGKKGPATPFAKQNGKPSFNGNNKPKTQSPKSGGQFSGNKSNNKNFSGQKNFKGKQGRK
- the LOC125843559 gene encoding histone deacetylase HDT2-like isoform X2, with amino-acid sequence MEFWGVEVKAGQTLKVKPELFKLIHVSQAAIGEVKDVKEAKYVPLRLTVGDNSYVIGTLSAEDRPQLMFDLVFEKEFELSHGWKNGSVHFIGYTADDPSGDEIDSGDDVFSDEENVLEALNGKLEGDVKDVKPDAKKSAPVKDEKNAKVAESKKEAESDEDDSDDEDDSEDDSDGTLGMDGPEGMDFSGDSEEDDDSEEDDDSEEETPKKVEQKKRPAPSPKVAPGSGKKAKQATPDNKSGGKKGPATPFAKQNGKPSFNGNNKPKTQSPKSGGQFSGNKSNNKNFSGQKNFKGKQGRK